A genomic stretch from Sinorhizobium terangae includes:
- a CDS encoding TetR/AcrR family transcriptional regulator, whose amino-acid sequence MARIKKSPDVRTNELIDCAQRLFFEHGYENTTVNDVIREVGLSKGAFYHYFASKEALLEAVAARMARQSLDEMRPLLEDPSLDAVGRLNALFASSRRMKVDMAPQLKNTFNALFKPENIVLYHRIDEALTAVTLPFMTEILRRGQEEGSLDAPDPEAMALMLLNLRLGVAKVMHRALQQAEAGDVESAAAMLDSWMQSYGLAVERTLKLPEGSIQVTEPGFARAFLAA is encoded by the coding sequence ATGGCTCGAATTAAAAAATCGCCGGATGTTCGAACGAATGAGCTGATCGATTGCGCGCAGCGTCTCTTTTTCGAACACGGATACGAGAATACGACTGTCAATGACGTCATCCGGGAGGTGGGCCTGTCCAAGGGTGCCTTCTACCACTACTTCGCGTCGAAAGAGGCGCTGCTGGAGGCGGTGGCGGCGCGAATGGCCCGCCAGAGCCTGGACGAAATGCGGCCGCTTCTCGAAGATCCATCGCTCGACGCCGTTGGCCGCCTGAACGCGCTTTTTGCCAGCTCCCGGCGCATGAAGGTGGACATGGCCCCGCAATTGAAGAACACCTTCAATGCGCTGTTCAAGCCGGAAAACATCGTGCTTTACCACCGCATCGACGAGGCGTTGACCGCCGTCACCCTGCCGTTCATGACCGAAATCCTGCGGCGTGGCCAAGAGGAGGGAAGCCTCGATGCGCCCGATCCCGAAGCGATGGCGCTGATGCTGCTTAACCTACGACTGGGTGTCGCCAAGGTCATGCACCGCGCCCTGCAGCAGGCGGAAGCCGGCGACGTCGAGAGCGCGGCGGCCATGCTCGATAGCTGGATGCAAAGCTATGGTCTGGCCGTAGAGCGGACCTTGAAGCTCCCCGAAGGATCGATCCAGGTCACGGAACCGGGCTTTGCCCGTGCGTTTCTCGCCGCCTAG
- a CDS encoding efflux RND transporter periplasmic adaptor subunit yields MAAAVGAAAYWYISRPAPVTVVKPKRGDAAEIVYASGVVEPRIWAKVTPTVRERIVEQCNCEGERVEKDHVLARLDDTEARATRGELQARLSLAQEEYRRKLALSARNTASVQEVDRARTEVAQLEALVAAQQARLANYVLRAPSAGQVLRQDGEIGEVAELGTVLFWVGEPKPLIVTAEVNEEDIPRVEVGQRALLRSDAFPGRELEAVVDIITPKGDPVTKTYRVRFRLPDDTPLRIGMSTDVNVIVRQSPDTLILPSGAISGKRVAVVEGGDVRLREIETGIRGTGGVEVLSGLEETAQVISPFPAELAEGTRVTIAGGSGN; encoded by the coding sequence ATGGCCGCGGCGGTGGGTGCGGCGGCTTATTGGTACATCTCCCGTCCGGCACCCGTGACCGTGGTCAAGCCCAAGCGTGGCGATGCGGCCGAAATCGTCTATGCGAGCGGCGTCGTGGAACCTCGCATCTGGGCCAAGGTTACCCCTACCGTGCGCGAGCGGATCGTCGAACAGTGCAATTGCGAGGGGGAGCGCGTGGAAAAGGACCATGTGCTCGCACGCCTCGACGACACTGAGGCGCGCGCCACGCGCGGTGAACTCCAGGCGCGGCTGTCGCTGGCGCAGGAGGAGTATCGCCGCAAGCTCGCGCTTTCGGCACGCAACACGGCCAGCGTCCAGGAGGTCGACAGGGCCCGTACCGAAGTGGCGCAATTGGAAGCGCTGGTGGCCGCCCAGCAGGCGCGGCTCGCGAATTACGTGCTGCGCGCGCCGAGCGCCGGCCAGGTGCTGCGCCAGGATGGTGAGATCGGCGAGGTCGCGGAGCTCGGGACCGTGCTCTTCTGGGTCGGCGAACCGAAGCCCCTGATCGTCACGGCCGAAGTGAACGAGGAGGACATCCCGCGCGTCGAGGTGGGCCAGCGGGCGCTGCTGCGGTCCGACGCGTTTCCCGGGCGTGAGTTGGAGGCGGTCGTCGACATCATCACGCCGAAGGGCGATCCGGTGACGAAGACCTACCGCGTCCGCTTCCGCCTGCCCGACGACACGCCGCTCAGGATCGGCATGTCCACCGATGTCAACGTGATCGTGCGCCAGTCGCCGGACACGTTGATCCTTCCCTCGGGCGCCATCAGCGGCAAGCGTGTCGCCGTGGTCGAGGGAGGTGACGTGCGCTTGCGCGAGATCGAAACCGGCATACGCGGCACGGGCGGCGTCGAGGTACTTTCGGGACTTGAGGAAACGGCACAGGTCATCTCCCCCTTCCCCGCCGAGCTTGCCGAGGGCACGCGCGTGACCATTGCGGGAGGCAGCGGGAACTGA
- a CDS encoding ABC transporter permease — MHLILDIAWTHIAGRGRQTAVAIVGVAVGVGFSIAMAALMQGGQDDFVRQLVDTMPHVEVSDEQRSARRQPAEDVFEVAAISGLRPRDDRRGIINPTAAQAWLEEWIPGRFAATLHAEGVIRYSGREVGAVVIGIDPEREASVSPIVEDFREGSFAALTAGGNNVVIGDTMASRLGAGLGDTITAVSSEGLTRNFKIVGLFHTGTTARDEGEAYVLQKNAQILSNRPNAINRISVKLDDPNAAPAIARRVEAELGYKAVAWQEANESILEALVVRNIIMYTVVAAIMLVAGFGIFNIISTITHEKARDIAIMKSLGFSEADMQRLFVLEGLAIGGAGSLFGWALGFSITYALSLVHFEIAATGQEMTRLPIAWSMLHYLIATASALGSAAVAGYLPARRAAHLNPVDIIRGAT; from the coding sequence ATGCATCTTATCCTCGATATCGCATGGACGCACATCGCCGGTCGCGGACGCCAGACCGCCGTCGCGATAGTCGGCGTGGCGGTCGGCGTCGGCTTCTCCATCGCGATGGCGGCGCTGATGCAGGGCGGCCAGGACGATTTCGTCCGCCAGCTCGTCGACACCATGCCGCATGTCGAGGTCAGCGACGAACAGCGCTCGGCGCGCCGGCAGCCGGCGGAAGACGTCTTCGAGGTCGCCGCCATATCGGGCTTGCGGCCGCGCGACGACCGCCGCGGCATCATCAACCCGACGGCGGCGCAAGCGTGGCTCGAGGAATGGATACCGGGACGGTTCGCCGCAACGCTCCACGCCGAGGGCGTCATCCGCTATTCCGGCCGCGAGGTGGGCGCCGTGGTGATCGGCATCGATCCGGAACGGGAAGCAAGCGTCTCGCCAATCGTCGAGGATTTCCGCGAAGGGAGCTTCGCCGCGCTCACCGCCGGCGGCAACAATGTCGTGATCGGCGATACCATGGCTTCGAGACTTGGCGCCGGGCTTGGCGATACCATCACCGCGGTATCGTCCGAGGGTCTTACCCGCAACTTCAAGATCGTCGGGCTGTTTCACACCGGGACCACCGCGCGCGACGAAGGCGAGGCCTATGTGTTGCAGAAGAATGCGCAGATCCTTTCTAACCGGCCGAACGCGATCAACCGGATCAGCGTCAAGCTCGACGATCCGAATGCCGCGCCCGCGATTGCACGGCGCGTCGAGGCGGAACTCGGCTACAAGGCGGTTGCCTGGCAGGAAGCGAACGAATCCATCCTGGAGGCGCTCGTGGTGCGCAACATCATCATGTATACGGTCGTGGCGGCCATCATGCTGGTCGCCGGCTTCGGCATCTTCAACATCATCTCGACCATCACCCACGAGAAGGCGCGCGACATCGCGATCATGAAATCGCTCGGCTTCTCGGAGGCCGACATGCAGCGCCTCTTCGTTCTCGAAGGGCTCGCAATCGGCGGCGCGGGTTCGCTCTTCGGCTGGGCGCTCGGATTTTCCATCACCTATGCGCTTTCCCTCGTGCACTTCGAAATTGCCGCAACCGGCCAGGAAATGACGCGGCTGCCGATCGCCTGGAGCATGCTCCACTACCTGATCGCGACAGCCTCCGCGCTAGGCTCTGCGGCGGTCGCCGGCTACCTGC